From Deltaproteobacteria bacterium CG11_big_fil_rev_8_21_14_0_20_42_23, the proteins below share one genomic window:
- a CDS encoding twin-arginine translocase TatA/TatE family subunit produces the protein MLGFIKPGFGELVIVLIIVLLLFGAKRLPEIASSIGEAIKGFKKTMTDDDDKKKNEKK, from the coding sequence ATGTTAGGATTTATTAAACCTGGTTTTGGAGAACTGGTCATTGTTTTGATTATTGTCTTGTTGCTTTTTGGCGCAAAACGACTTCCAGAAATTGCATCTTCAATTGGTGAAGCGATTAAAGGCTTCAAAAAAACCATGACTGACGATGACGACAAAAAAAAGAACGAGAAGAAATAA
- the tatC gene encoding twin-arginine translocase subunit TatC, whose product MKESSSQPFLAHLIELRSRLLYMFLALIVGTGLSFLFAEEIYHWLATPLYQHLPKDSHLITLSIMEGWLVYFKTAFIAGVCLSAPFCLYHLWAFLAPGLLKQEQSLLIKAALGSSFCFLIGILFCYYVIMPTGLSVLIAFVNPNDITFMPQMSLYLSFVTRLLFSFGFVFQLPLLIVLLVKWRIVELATFKRLRRHMVVAAFVIGAILTPPDALTQTMMALPFIVLYEVGILLARGIKVKNEN is encoded by the coding sequence ATGAAAGAATCTTCTTCCCAACCCTTTCTTGCTCATCTTATCGAACTTCGTTCGCGCTTATTGTATATGTTTCTTGCGCTTATTGTAGGAACAGGACTTTCATTTCTTTTTGCTGAAGAAATTTATCACTGGCTTGCAACGCCGCTCTATCAACATTTGCCAAAAGATTCACATCTCATCACCTTAAGTATTATGGAAGGTTGGCTTGTTTATTTTAAAACTGCTTTCATTGCTGGAGTTTGTCTTTCTGCACCTTTTTGCCTTTATCACCTTTGGGCATTTTTAGCGCCTGGACTTCTCAAACAAGAACAAAGTTTACTTATTAAAGCAGCTCTCGGTTCAAGCTTCTGCTTTTTGATTGGAATTCTTTTTTGCTATTACGTCATTATGCCAACAGGGCTTTCGGTGTTGATTGCATTTGTAAATCCAAACGACATTACGTTCATGCCGCAAATGTCTTTGTATCTTTCTTTTGTAACTCGGCTTCTCTTTTCTTTTGGCTTCGTTTTTCAACTTCCGCTGCTCATTGTCCTTTTGGTAAAATGGAGAATAGTAGAATTGGCAACGTTTAAGCGCCTTCGCCGTCATATGGTGGTAGCTGCCTTTGTAATTGGAGCTATCCTCACCCCGCCTGATGCTCTCACACAAACGATGATGGCCCTTCCTTTCATCGTTCTCTATGAAGTTGGAATTCTTCTTGCCCGTGGAATCAAAGTGAAAAACGAAAACTAA
- a CDS encoding sodium:dicarboxylate symporter, translating into MKKFSDKLLIILIVIASLAGAFCGWFYGPKMLPISFLGTFFLNALKMMVVPLVMLSVISGVTSLGDVRKIGKLGFKTISYYFITTIVAVILGLVLVNIIEPGMGITVGEDIGAVVPKPIGITDIFLSFVHPSIVEAMSSSKILPIIIFSLLFGAMATTLGEKGKALISIIESLNQVIMKMVHVILWIAPIGIFALVAAKLGESGGGEAFFAELSKVGAYSATVLIGLFIHAALVLPLMLFFTTKRNPFRYLAGSAEALVTAFSTASSSATLPVTIQNVKENNKVSETSANFVLPLGSTINMDGTALYEAVAAMFIAQSYDIHLGVAAQAIIFFTAVLASVGAAGIPQAGLVTMVLVLTAVGLPLEGIGIILSVDWFLDRFRTVVNVWGDCVGAAVIDTLHFGKGKPFLSFPHGSRGNLLG; encoded by the coding sequence ATGAAAAAATTCTCTGACAAACTGTTAATCATTCTCATTGTTATCGCATCACTTGCAGGAGCTTTTTGTGGCTGGTTTTACGGACCCAAAATGCTTCCCATTTCCTTCCTCGGAACGTTTTTTTTAAATGCCCTTAAGATGATGGTGGTTCCCCTTGTTATGCTTTCGGTTATCAGTGGAGTAACGAGCCTTGGCGATGTGAGAAAAATTGGGAAGCTAGGTTTTAAAACCATTTCCTATTATTTCATCACCACTATTGTTGCGGTTATTCTTGGCCTTGTCTTGGTGAATATAATTGAACCCGGAATGGGAATTACCGTTGGAGAAGATATTGGCGCTGTTGTTCCAAAGCCTATTGGCATCACCGATATTTTTCTTTCGTTTGTGCATCCCAGTATTGTTGAGGCAATGTCGAGTTCAAAAATTCTGCCCATCATTATTTTTTCTCTGCTCTTTGGTGCAATGGCAACTACCTTGGGTGAAAAAGGAAAAGCATTAATCAGCATCATTGAATCTTTGAACCAAGTGATTATGAAAATGGTACATGTGATTTTATGGATTGCACCCATTGGAATTTTTGCGCTTGTAGCTGCTAAGCTTGGTGAATCTGGAGGTGGCGAAGCATTTTTTGCCGAACTTTCAAAAGTAGGTGCTTATTCTGCAACTGTTCTGATTGGCCTTTTCATTCATGCCGCTCTTGTGCTTCCGCTCATGCTCTTCTTCACCACAAAACGAAATCCATTTCGCTATCTTGCAGGATCGGCAGAAGCACTGGTGACAGCATTTTCCACCGCATCAAGTTCAGCAACCCTTCCGGTGACAATTCAAAACGTAAAAGAAAACAACAAAGTTTCCGAAACAAGCGCCAACTTTGTTCTTCCTCTTGGCTCCACCATCAACATGGATGGAACTGCATTGTATGAAGCTGTGGCTGCAATGTTTATTGCACAAAGTTATGACATTCATCTTGGAGTTGCTGCGCAAGCCATCATCTTTTTTACGGCGGTGCTTGCTTCTGTTGGCGCAGCGGGAATTCCTCAAGCTGGGCTTGTGACGATGGTTCTGGTTTTAACGGCGGTGGGCTTACCACTTGAAGGCATTGGAATTATTTTAAGTGTGGATTGGTTTCTTGATCGCTTCCGAACGGTGGTGAATGTATGGGGAGACTGCGTTGGCGCAGCTGTTATTGACACACTACATTTTGGGAAAGGTAAGCCTTTTTTGTCATTCCCTCATGGTTCTAGAGGGAATCTCCTCGGTTAG